In one window of Pagrus major chromosome 12, Pma_NU_1.0 DNA:
- the LOC141005992 gene encoding fibroblast growth factor receptor 1-A-like: MSSPRCFQLLLSCILLVLLVQVPRAQSRPATEDTDTADAVKSSEDEEDDESSSEENKLSNELSTSNEKLQSMAPQWVMPEKMEKQLHAVPASRTVKFRCQAVGNPVPSLRWYKNGKEFRKDQRIGGFKIRDHMWTLIMESVVPSDKGNYTCVVENEHGSLKHTYLLDVVERSPHRPILQAGLPANQTAVVGTDVAFVCRVFSDPQPHIQWLKHITVNGSREGPDGHPYVLVLKTAGLNTTDKEMEVLTLRNVSLNDAGEYTCLAGNSIGVSHHSAWLTVVDDLPPSPLPSQTYLEIFIYCLGFFIIVILTATAVICRLCCAPKKSDFNSQLAVQKLAKSIPLRRQVSVESSSSLHSGMCLMRQSRLSSAATTILTGVSEYELPYDPVWELSRDRLTLGKPLGEGCFGQVVLAEAVGVDKNKPTRLTKVAVKMLKADATEKDLSDLISEMEMMKMIGKHKNIINLLGACTQDGPLYVVVEYASQGNLREYLRARRPVGLEYWSDSRQVSLGSVEMMELVSAAYQVARGMAYLASRKCIHRDLAARNVLVTEDNVMKIADFGLARDIHHIDYYKKTTNGRLPVKWMAPEALFDRVYTHQSDVWSFGVLLWEIFTLGGSPYPGVPVEELFKLLKEGHRMEKPSACTQELYLMMRDCWHAVPSHRPTFQQLVEDLDRTLSLMANQEYLDLAVPLVQYSQVTSSSSPPSSNST, encoded by the exons CCGACGCAGTTAAATCCTCTGAAGACGAAGAAGACGATGAGTcatcctcagaggaaaataaactgTCCAATGAGCTGTCAACAAGCAACGAGAAACTGCAGT CAATGGCGCCTCAGTGGGTGATGCCAGAGAAGATGGAGAAGCAGCTCCACGCCGTTCCTGCCAGCAGGACCGTGAAGTTTCGATGCCAGGCAGTTGGAAATCCCGTTCCCTCGCTGCGCTGGTACAAGAACGGGAAAGAGTTCAGGAAGGACCAAAGAATCGGAGGCTTCAAG ATCAGAGACCACATGTGGACTCTAATAATGGAGTCCGTGGTTCCCTCGGATAAAGGGAACTACACCTGTGTGGTGGAGAACGAACACGGGAGTCTCAAACACACCTACCTGCTGGATGTAGTCG AGCGTTCTCCTCACAGACCCATCCTGCAGGCCGGTCTGCCGGCTAACCAAACCGCAGTCGTCGGCACCGACGTGGCATTCGTGTGTCGAGTGTTCAGCGACCCGCAGCCGCACATCCAGTGGCTCAAACACATCACGGTCAACGGCAGCAGAGAGGGACCAGACGGACACCCGTATGTCCTCGTCCTCAAG ACTGCAGGTTTGAACACAACAGATAAAGAAATGGAGGTTCTGACTCTGAGGAACGTCAGTCTGAACGATGCTGGAGAGTACACCTGCCTGGCAGGAAACTCTATCGGAGTGTCTCATCACTCTGCGTGGCTCACTGTGGTCGACG ACCTGCCTCCCTCACCGCTGCCCTCTCAGACATACTTGGAGATCTTCATCTATTGCCTCGGGttcttcatcatcgtcatccTCACAGCCACAGCCGTCATCTGCAGACTCTGCTGCGCCCCGAAGAAGAGCGACTTCAACAGCCAGTTAGCCGTCCAGAAACTGGCCAAGAGCATCCCTCTGAGGAGACAG GTGTCAGTCGAGTCCTCGTCCTCTCTTCACTCTGGAATGTGTCTGATGCGTCAGTCTCGTCTCTCCAGCGCGGCCACCACCATCCTGACCGGAGTGTCCGAGTACGAGCTCCCCTACGATCCTGTCTGGGAGCTGTCTCGGGACAG GCTGACTCTGGGGAAGCCTCTGGGTGAAGGCTGCTTCGGGCAGGTTGTTCTGGCCGAAGCTGTCGGAGTCGACAAAAACAAACCGACGCGCCTCACAAAGGTGGCGGTGAAGATGCTCAAAG CCGACGCCACAGAGAAGGACCTGTCCGACCTGATCTCTGAGAtggagatgatgaagatgatcgGGAAACACAAGAACATCATCAACCTGCTGGGAGCCTGCACTCAGGACG GCCCTCTGTATGTGGTGGTGGAGTACGCCTCTCAGGGGAACCTGAGGGAGTACCTCCGGGCTCGTCGGCCCGTCGGGTTGGAGTACTGGAGCGACTCCAGGCAGGTTTCTCTGGGCAGCGTGGAGATGATGGAGCTGGTGTCGGCTGCCTACCAGGTGGCCCGAGGGATGGCGTACCTCGCCTCGAGGAAG TGTATTCACAGAGACCTGGCAGCCAGAAACGTGCTGGTCACTGAAGACAACGTGATGAAGATCGCTGACTTCGGTCTGGCTCGAGACATCCACCACATCGACTACTACAAGAAGACCACGAAC GGTCGTCTGCCGGTGAAGTGGATGGCACCAGAAGCTTTGTTCGACCGCGTCTATACACACCAGAGTGATGT gtGGTCGTTTGGAGTCCTGCTGTGGGAAATCTTCACCCTCGGAGGGTCTCCGTACCCCGGAGTCCCCGTGGAGGAGCTCTTCAAGCTGCTTAAGGAGGGACATCGCATGGAAAAACCCTCGGCGTGCACACAGGAGCT gTATCTGATGATGAGGGACTGCTGGCACGCCGTCCCGTCTCACAGGCCGACTTTCCAACAGCTGGTAGAAGATTTAGACCGCACTCTGTCTCTCATGGCTAACCAG gagtACCTGGACCTGGCCGTTCCTCTGGTCCAGTATTCTCAGgtcacctcctcttcctcgcctCCTTCCTCTAACTCCACATAG